In the bacterium SCSIO 12741 genome, AGCCTGATCGTCTGCAATGCGGACGTACGCTGGAACTTCGGTCAATCCTGCTTCTTGCGAGGCTCTAAAACGACGCTCTCCAGAAATGAGCTGGAATTTGTCGTTCCCCATTTTTCGAACCGTAACCGGCTGAATCAAGCCATGAACACGAATGGATTGAGCCAACTCGTTCAATGCTTCTTTGGAAAACTGCGTTCTTGGCTGAAAAGGGTTTGCCTCAATATCAGCTACTGCGATGGTGGCTATAGAACCAGCAACCGGACCTGATGATGGGGCGGAAGACGAAGAGGGGGTAAATCGATTGGACGTAATATCCGTCTCCGAGTTCTCCAGTAAGGCACTCAGGCCTCTTCCTAATGCTCTTTTCTTATTCGCCATCCTTTACCTCAATTATTTTCTCTTCGTCCGACAATCGAGTCAAGTTGTTCTTCTGCAAAATTTCGCGAGCCAGGTTCAGGTAGTTTACCGAACCCTTGCAGTTAGCGTCAAACATGATGGCAGTTTCCCCGTAACTTGGAGCTTCACCCAATTTTGTATTTCGGAATACGATGGTATTGAACACCAACTGTTGGAAGTGCGTTTTCACCTCTTCCACCACCTGATTTGCCAATCGTAAACGCTGGTCGTACATGGTCAGCAGCATGCCTTCCACTTCCAGGTCCTTGTTGAGTAAGTTCTGTACAATTTTGATTGTATTGAGCAATTTGCCCAATCCTTCCAAAGCGAAGTATTCACATTGGATCGGAACCAAAACAGAATCAGCAGCGGTCAAAGCATTAACCGTAACCAGTCCTAAGGATGGAGAGCAATCAATGATGATAAAGTCGTAATCGTCTTTGATGGGATTCAAAGCCATCCGCATCATTTTTTCCCGGTTTGGAAGATTGATCATTTCAATCTCAGCACCAACCAGATCAATGTGACCCGGCAACACGTCAAGATTTGGGCTCTCCGTGTGTAGAATGATGTCTTTGGGATTGACATTGTTGATGATGCATTCGTAAATGCTGGTTTTAATGTTTTTGGGATCAAAACCTACCCCGGAAGTGGCGTTAGCCTGCGGGTCGGCGTCTACAATTAATACCTTCTTCTCCAAAACACCCAGGCTAGCTCCCAAATTGATAGCCGTGGTCGTTTTTCCTACTCCACCTTTCTGATTGGCAATTGCAATTATTTTTCCCATTCCGGAAATCTTTTATAATGATTCGTGATGATCTGAATTAACTGTCTCACGTCCAGTAGTTTGTAGTGAAATGAAAAAACACGGGAACGGGAGATTACACAAAGGCTAAAAGTACTTCTTTTGCATCCAATGGGCCTCTGGCTACATTTGCTTTTATAAACAAAGTATAAACACGAATCTGTTGACAAGGTATGATTACGGTAATTTGCGGAACGAACCGAAATAACAGCTATACCCGAGTGGTGTGCGAGCACCTGCAGAAGATGCTGAAAATGAAGGGTATTCCTTGCGAATTGGTGGATGTGTCTGAGCTGCCCATGGACTTTTATGTCAACAACGAGGTCTACGGAAATCCTACTCCGGAGTTCACAGCGCTGCTGGATCGAAGTATTTCTTCTTCTGACAAGTTTGTGTTTGTTACCCCGGAATACAACGGGAGCTTTCCAGGAATCACCAAGACTTTTATCGATAGCTTTCTCCCGGCTCGTATCCGTGGGAAAAAGGCTGCCTTGGTAGGTGTTTCCTCGGGTCGTGCTGGAAACCTACGAGGTATGGATCACTTGACGGGAGTGCTCAATTACCTCAATATGATCGTGTTGCCTTTTAAGCCTGCCATTGCCCATTGCAATCACCTGATTGATCTGGACAGTCGCACTATCCAGGATGCGAAAACCCAGAGCCTATTGGATGATTTTATCACCCAGCTGGAAGCCCTTTAGCTAATTTGATTTCGACTCTGCCGGGTTGATCTTGTAGGTATACAAATCGGAAACTTCCAACTGAACGGACCTGTCCTTAGTCATGTAGTGCTGAATTAGTTTGAGGTAGTTTTCATACCTGATCTTGGTCCTTTTTCTGGATTTGAAACCATGGTACAAGGTACTAATGCCGAAGCCAATTAAGGCTATTCCGAGCATATAGATCAAAATCGATAGGGCAATAAAAACACCATAGCTGGTATAAAAGATTACAATGCTTAAAATGATTGACCCGGCAAGCAATTGCCCAATGGAATTGTACCAGATGTAACCCACCTTGATGTCCTTGGATTCAATTTCGCTGATCTTTTCTTTATTCCACCAATAAATATCTTCTCTGAATTTAAAGTTGGGGCAGAACTGTTCAAATGGGGTTTGGGTGTAGGTCTTCTTACAGAGCAATCCATGTTCAAAATCCTTTAACCGGTAATGACAAAGTGCACAGTGATCTATTTTAGGGGCGTTGCTCATTTGCTGGTAGTGGTTATCATTGGAAACAAGAACTACGAGCCAATTATAAATTAATTCGAACTAACCTCAACTGTTGTCTTTGAAAGTGATGATGACTTCCTGGGATTGACGGCACATTTTTTTATCAGCTGGACTACAGTTCTTGGAATTCATCCATTGTCACCACGGAGAGTTGTGCAATCTTTGTTAGTAGAATTGATTGCGATTTGATTAAAGAAATCTCCAACGAACAGTACCTGAATTTTCTAGAAAGACTCCCCAAAGATTACCGGGTATCTGTCTTTAACTCACAGGAATGGATTGCTCTTTATGGGGCAGGCTGAAGGTTTTTGGTTTGTTCGAAAAGGAGGACTTTCCCAAAGCTGCATTTTTAGCCTATCCTGACAAAAAGGGGCCGGTCAAAATGCTGAAAACACCACCTTATGCCTCCACGTGCCATTTGGTGATGAACAACCCGGGCCAGAATCGGGTAAAAAGACTCTCCAAGGAAAAGAAATGGATGAAGGAAATTGCGGCTTTTTTGAAAGAGCACTCGAAGTCGATCGTCTTTCTGGCATTTCCTCCTGAGTATATTGATTTTCAGCCTTTTTTGTGGGAGGGACTTAAGGTTACCCCGCAGTATACTTACAGGCTTGATTTGTCGAAGGAAGTAGCGGAGCTTGAAAAGGGGATGAGCCCTGAACGCAGAAACGATTTGAAACGGGCCACCAAAGACGGAGTGGAAGTCGAGGCTGTTTCGGATATTAACCAAGTTGAGATTCTTATTCAGAAAACTTTTGATAGAAAGGGAAAGAGTTTTGACCAATCCTTTGTCTCAAAAGTGTTGCAGGAATTTGCTAATGAGGGAAACTCCATCGCATTCATAGCCAAATACAAAGGTTGTTTTTGTGCCACCTCGTTTATAATTTTCAATTCAAATATTGCCTACTACATTTTCGGCGGTTACGATAGTGAAACTACCCATTCGGGAGCAGGCGCATTGACCCTTTGGGAAGCGATCAAGGCCTGTCGGGAAAGGGGAATAAAGACCTTTGACTTTGAAGGGAGTATGCTGCCAGAAGTGGAGCGGTATTTCAGAGGGTTTGGAGGGGAGATTACCCCGTATTATTTGGTGCATGGAAGTTCGAAGGCAATGGAGACCTTGTTGAAATTTAGAAACCCAGAACTGTTCTAATGAAAATTCTTATTTCGCACGACGTTGATCACATGTCCTATTGGGAACACACCGGAGATTTGATCCTTCCCAAGTATTTTGTTCGCTCTTGGCTCGAATTGGTCAAGGGTAAAATATCCGTCAAAGAGTTAGGGTACCGTCATGCTGCCTTGTTTCATAACCAATGGCAGCATATTCAGGAAATCATTGACTACAATTCAAGTATGGGCTTCAAGTCCACCTTTTTTCTGGGAATGAACAATGGTGTGGGGCTAAACTATCCCATTCATTACGCTGAAAAATGGATACCCAAAATCATAAGTTCAGGTTTTGAAGTTGGAGTTCATGGAATCAATTACGAAACCCTGGAGGGTATTCAGGAAGAGTACGATCGGTTTAAAGGCATTTCAGGTCTGGATTCATTTGGAATTAGGATGCACTACCTGAGAAAAACGGACGATACGTTCAAAAATTTATCCCAAGCCGGATACCTTTATGATGCAACTCAGATTGGTTACCGCAACCCTTATCGAGAAAATGGTTTTTGGAATTTTCCGATTCAAATCATGGATGGCTGGGTGGTTAATGGCAAAAAACGGTATCAGCTTAGAAATCTTGAAGAGTGTAAAACTTTCACCCTGAATGAATTTAAAAAGGCCGAAAAGGAAGGGCTGGAGTACTTGAGTATATTGTTTCATGATTGTTACTTCTCAGCAAGTTTCCATACCTGGTCTCAATGGTATAAATGGGTCGTCAACTATTTGAAGGAAGAGGGGCACGAATTCATTACCCACAAGGAAGCCATCTTGTCACTGGAAAAAGAAGAGGGGCAAAAGAAAGGGCTGCCAATAGCCGAATAGGGCTCACCCCTTGTTTTTGAATTTTAACGGATAGGCCGATTTTGTTTGGTGCTTATCCGGCGAGATCCCTGACCTTCAATCCACTCAACGGGGTGTCCATGTCTTTGATACAGTTCAATCAAGCTTACAAAAAGCTCATACTTTTCTTGAGCTTCTTTTCTATCCTTTAAGCTCCTGATAAATAGCCTTAAGCCATTGGCCAAAGAAGTGACTCCAAAGCCAATCACACCGAAGGTTAATCCCCAAACCCAGCCCATTCCCCAGAGCATTAAGGTGGCTAAAATTCCGGCGATAAGAGTTACGATCCCTCCTAGGATTTGACCCACCGATTTACTGGTGAAATTGAGCAAGTTCACTTCAGGAGCATCCACAGAATGCAGCATCTGAGCATTGTAGTCAACCAAATCGCTTCGGTATTTAAAAGTGGGGCAGTAAGCTTGAAAACTGGGTTTTTCATCGGTTAACCCGCAAACCATTCCACGGCTAAAATCAAGCCTTCGGTGTTCACAAAGGGTGCAGTGGTCGTATTTGGTTATGGCTGCCATAGTTAACAAGAACTACCAGCCAATTTAGTTTATTTCAAACTAATCACCGTCGTTGTCATTGAAGGTTATGGTCACTCCCATGCTCGATGCCATATCGGCCTTAAGCAGGGTAAGTAGACTTTTGAATTCCTCATAAGCCGTTTCAACCTCAGCTTTTTGATTGATTATGGCGGTTCTCAAAGGTGGGGTAATGTTCTTTAATGAGTTCTCGGTGATCTCCATCTGGTCGAGGATCTTTGCGGAAAGCAATTCATCGCCGTGGCGAGCATTGAGAAAATTCAAGTAATCGTCGTACCCGGTTAGGTTCCCCTTTTCGTCACTCTTGGCCAGAAAGATATTCTCCAGAATGATCAAATTGTATTGAATGTGAGCCAACGATCGCCCGCTTAATCCGGATTCAAGGAGGTCAGGATGGGCCTGATTGTCTGAGCTTTTTCCCAGGGGCTTACCCATTTTCGATTTAATGATCTTTTCGTTGAGAGAAATCATTTGGTTGGTTAACGAACCCAGCGAAGAATAGAGGTCGGTACCTTGATTATCAAT is a window encoding:
- a CDS encoding ParA family protein, with protein sequence MGKIIAIANQKGGVGKTTTAINLGASLGVLEKKVLIVDADPQANATSGVGFDPKNIKTSIYECIINNVNPKDIILHTESPNLDVLPGHIDLVGAEIEMINLPNREKMMRMALNPIKDDYDFIIIDCSPSLGLVTVNALTAADSVLVPIQCEYFALEGLGKLLNTIKIVQNLLNKDLEVEGMLLTMYDQRLRLANQVVEEVKTHFQQLVFNTIVFRNTKLGEAPSYGETAIMFDANCKGSVNYLNLAREILQKNNLTRLSDEEKIIEVKDGE
- a CDS encoding NAD(P)H-dependent oxidoreductase, with translation MITVICGTNRNNSYTRVVCEHLQKMLKMKGIPCELVDVSELPMDFYVNNEVYGNPTPEFTALLDRSISSSDKFVFVTPEYNGSFPGITKTFIDSFLPARIRGKKAALVGVSSGRAGNLRGMDHLTGVLNYLNMIVLPFKPAIAHCNHLIDLDSRTIQDAKTQSLLDDFITQLEAL
- a CDS encoding DUF308 domain-containing protein — protein: MSNAPKIDHCALCHYRLKDFEHGLLCKKTYTQTPFEQFCPNFKFREDIYWWNKEKISEIESKDIKVGYIWYNSIGQLLAGSIILSIVIFYTSYGVFIALSILIYMLGIALIGFGISTLYHGFKSRKRTKIRYENYLKLIQHYMTKDRSVQLEVSDLYTYKINPAESKSN
- a CDS encoding GNAT family N-acetyltransferase; the encoded protein is MDCSLWGRLKVFGLFEKEDFPKAAFLAYPDKKGPVKMLKTPPYASTCHLVMNNPGQNRVKRLSKEKKWMKEIAAFLKEHSKSIVFLAFPPEYIDFQPFLWEGLKVTPQYTYRLDLSKEVAELEKGMSPERRNDLKRATKDGVEVEAVSDINQVEILIQKTFDRKGKSFDQSFVSKVLQEFANEGNSIAFIAKYKGCFCATSFIIFNSNIAYYIFGGYDSETTHSGAGALTLWEAIKACRERGIKTFDFEGSMLPEVERYFRGFGGEITPYYLVHGSSKAMETLLKFRNPELF